Proteins co-encoded in one Xylanivirga thermophila genomic window:
- a CDS encoding sensor histidine kinase, with product MKTKFFSSIRWKMILMFLLSIGLTIFTVFILLMIADYSYNTSSFIGGVLRLLSKTVGAVFIIIVTGIMLFVFYFFLFTRGSIKYIEEISRALGEISEGNLHITIPIRTRDELGELAENINEMAEKLDRSIQDERNAERTKNELITSVSHDLRTPLTSIIGYLELISDDKYDDEIRLRHYVDIVYQKSKRLKSLIDDLFELTTLSYGGVKLKCQDINIGQLLEQLAEEFVPILNDAHMEYRLHLPDEKVIIYADPDMLVRVFENLISNAVRYGREGKYIDIHMKKRENKAITDIINYGDPISPSELQHIFDRFYRVEQSRSRETGGTGLGLAIAKNIVELHGGSIRAYTKMNSTIFEVELFIKS from the coding sequence TTGAAGACTAAATTTTTCTCCAGTATACGCTGGAAGATGATACTTATGTTTCTATTGAGCATAGGTCTGACAATATTTACTGTATTTATATTATTGATGATTGCGGATTATTCATACAATACATCAAGTTTTATAGGAGGTGTTCTAAGACTTTTATCCAAGACTGTTGGAGCTGTATTTATTATAATTGTTACAGGTATAATGCTATTTGTTTTTTATTTTTTCCTATTTACCCGGGGCAGTATAAAGTATATAGAGGAGATATCAAGGGCCCTTGGAGAGATATCTGAAGGGAATTTACATATTACCATTCCCATAAGAACCAGGGATGAGCTGGGTGAACTGGCAGAAAACATAAATGAAATGGCGGAAAAACTGGATCGTTCCATACAGGATGAGCGAAATGCTGAAAGGACTAAGAATGAACTTATAACTAGTGTATCCCATGATCTTAGGACACCCCTTACATCCATAATAGGATATTTAGAGCTAATATCAGATGATAAATATGATGATGAAATAAGGCTTAGGCATTATGTAGATATTGTATACCAAAAATCAAAACGTCTTAAAAGCCTTATTGATGATCTGTTTGAATTGACTACATTGAGCTATGGAGGAGTAAAGTTAAAATGTCAGGATATAAACATAGGACAGCTTTTAGAGCAGCTGGCAGAGGAATTTGTACCTATTTTAAATGATGCACATATGGAGTATAGACTGCATTTGCCGGATGAGAAGGTTATTATATATGCAGATCCTGATATGCTAGTTAGGGTATTTGAGAACCTTATATCCAATGCTGTACGCTATGGACGGGAAGGTAAATATATAGATATACATATGAAGAAGCGGGAGAATAAGGCGATAACAGATATAATAAATTATGGTGATCCCATATCCCCATCTGAACTTCAGCATATTTTTGATAGGTTTTATAGAGTTGAACAATCACGCTCCCGGGAGACGGGAGGTACTGGTCTGGGGCTTGCTATAGCAAAAAATATAGTGGAGCTCCATGGGGGAAGTATAAGGGCGTATACCAAAATGAACAGTACAATATTTGAGGTAGAGCTCTTCATAAAATCTTAA
- a CDS encoding gluconokinase — protein MNILGLEASTSSAKAVIYSTEEGVIKVITSPYGEDISDVVSQDADGMYNALINCAREALTGEALDIHGISITTTWHSLLFLDNARQPIGRIYTWADTSPAETVKRYRADGRFSSWFYHKTGCGIHSTYPIWKCMHLKETDPSMLHRIHYISSQQEYIFEKLTGEGVVSTTVASGTGFFNIHTLKWDEELLDMAGINLNTLSSIKEPEYKAPLCKEAADIMGLPEGIPVILGGADGALNQIGAGGMGEGIMTLSVGTSGALRMATSEPILPHYPSTWCYYLAEGKRIAGAATAGAGNCVNWFRNKWQYGFKELEHMIKSADIKKVDDAPFFMPFLYGERCPGWNDERLGGFLDIKGSHDIGQLYYAVLEGILFNLYHCYSILTDIMAEPDEIRISGGITHSDLWLSMAADMFEKDMVTSEIEHASILGGIALALKSLGYMDSLAEFTPNLGKVVKPRAGMANFYKKRFDRYIELYND, from the coding sequence TTGAATATATTAGGACTTGAAGCTAGTACATCTTCTGCAAAGGCAGTAATATATTCTACGGAGGAAGGTGTAATAAAGGTTATTACATCTCCATATGGGGAAGATATAAGCGATGTAGTATCTCAAGATGCTGATGGTATGTATAATGCCCTCATAAATTGTGCCAGGGAGGCTTTGACCGGCGAAGCATTAGATATACATGGTATAAGTATTACAACCACATGGCACAGTTTGTTATTTTTGGACAATGCTAGACAGCCTATAGGCCGTATATATACATGGGCAGATACATCGCCTGCAGAAACTGTAAAGAGGTACAGGGCTGATGGACGATTTAGCAGTTGGTTTTATCATAAGACCGGGTGTGGCATACATAGTACATACCCCATATGGAAATGCATGCATCTAAAGGAAACAGATCCTTCTATGCTGCATAGAATACACTATATTTCATCTCAGCAGGAGTATATTTTTGAGAAGTTGACTGGAGAGGGAGTTGTATCCACTACAGTGGCATCGGGAACCGGGTTTTTTAATATTCACACATTAAAATGGGATGAAGAGCTATTGGATATGGCAGGGATAAATCTAAATACGTTATCTTCCATAAAAGAACCTGAATACAAAGCCCCGCTATGCAAGGAGGCTGCCGATATAATGGGATTGCCAGAAGGTATCCCTGTAATACTTGGAGGTGCTGATGGAGCCCTGAATCAAATAGGGGCGGGAGGTATGGGAGAAGGTATAATGACCTTATCAGTAGGTACTAGCGGTGCACTTCGTATGGCAACATCTGAGCCTATATTGCCCCATTATCCGTCTACATGGTGCTATTATCTGGCAGAGGGTAAAAGGATTGCAGGTGCAGCAACAGCAGGTGCAGGAAACTGTGTAAACTGGTTTAGAAATAAATGGCAGTATGGATTTAAAGAGCTGGAGCATATGATAAAATCAGCAGATATAAAAAAAGTGGACGACGCACCTTTTTTCATGCCATTCCTATATGGAGAACGCTGTCCCGGCTGGAATGATGAACGATTGGGAGGTTTTCTAGACATTAAAGGTAGTCATGACATAGGACAGCTTTACTATGCTGTTTTAGAGGGCATATTATTTAATCTATACCACTGTTATTCAATACTTACTGATATTATGGCTGAGCCAGATGAGATACGCATATCAGGTGGTATTACCCATTCCGACTTATGGCTTTCTATGGCGGCCGATATGTTTGAAAAGGATATGGTAACATCGGAAATAGAGCATGCTTCTATACTCGGGGGTATAGCATTGGCGCTTAAATCCCTTGGATATATGGATAGTCTGGCAGAATTTACACCGAATCTTGGAAAAGTGGTGAAGCCACGGGCGGGGATGGCAAATTTTTATAAAAAGCGGTTCGATAGATATATTGAGCTATATAATGATTAA
- a CDS encoding ABC transporter ATP-binding protein — MIEIKNISKSYNKGSIKAVDDLSLTVHPGEIFGFLGPNGAGKTTTIKMMTGLLNPDCGSININGFDIQKDAIMAKQSIGYVPDNPDIYEKLTGMEYLNFMADVYGVSADYRKRQIQFFLEMFELEHAAGDIIKSFSHGMKQKLVITGALLHNPTVWILDEPMVGLDPKSAHLLKEYMHTHCKNGNTVFFSTHVLEVAEKLCDRIGIINRGKLVAAGTMEELRHMDHSMTLENIFLELTEDE; from the coding sequence ATGATAGAGATAAAGAACATATCAAAGAGTTATAACAAGGGCAGTATAAAGGCAGTAGACGATCTATCCCTTACCGTCCATCCTGGTGAAATATTTGGATTTTTAGGCCCAAACGGTGCCGGTAAAACCACTACTATCAAGATGATGACCGGCCTTTTAAACCCCGATTGTGGTAGCATAAATATTAATGGATTTGATATACAAAAGGATGCAATAATGGCCAAGCAAAGTATAGGTTATGTGCCTGACAATCCTGATATATACGAAAAGCTTACAGGCATGGAATACCTAAATTTCATGGCAGATGTATATGGCGTTTCCGCAGATTATAGGAAAAGGCAGATACAATTTTTCCTGGAGATGTTCGAGCTTGAACATGCTGCAGGGGACATAATAAAAAGTTTTTCCCATGGCATGAAGCAGAAATTGGTAATAACAGGGGCACTTCTTCACAACCCTACCGTATGGATACTGGATGAGCCCATGGTTGGATTGGATCCTAAATCAGCCCATCTTTTAAAGGAATACATGCATACTCACTGCAAAAACGGCAATACGGTATTCTTCTCCACCCATGTCCTGGAAGTTGCGGAAAAGCTATGCGATCGCATAGGTATAATAAACAGGGGAAAACTGGTAGCAGCTGGTACAATGGAAGAACTGCGCCATATGGATCATTCCATGACCCTTGAAAATATATTCTTGGAGTTGACAGAAGATGAATAG
- a CDS encoding RecQ family ATP-dependent DNA helicase translates to MEIMTNADKILNKYFGYDEFRPGQREVIESILSGRNTVAIFHTGGGKSICYQIPALMFNGTTIVISPLISLMKDQVDELLMRNISSTFISSTLSDKEISIRLDNIKKGMYKIVYIAPERFYSDDFINALSYIHIPFVAIDEAHCISQWGHNFRPAYLKIKDFISAIGSPVVAAFTATANHKVQKDIIRFLGMEKCRLYIASFDRPNLTFKVEHPEDEGLFILKYIKKHIKKPGIIYAATRANVEKVYIMLLERGIKVGMYHGGMDGVARNATQEAFLSGKTKVMVATSAFGMGINKEDVRYIIHYNMPKSIEDYYQEAGRAGRDGKSAECILLYSPNDYNINRYLIESNYPPLKLVERVYNRIYNRGGVGIPMPFLVRSFNISPNLVESAIKKLVEYDYIQIKGGVAYDINKGQFDLTQDDIDTHRQIELDKLDKIQEYCMTDECLRVFILKYFNEKPDFKKCNNCSSCGVMPNKEEQFLVENLLDDILGVADESSKPDIDTKLLSKLKRLRKRIAKRQGQDAHAVLEDDILKDIAAIKPTSKRQLAKVVGFTSDKMKIYGEELLQEVHRYLKGC, encoded by the coding sequence ATGGAAATAATGACAAATGCAGACAAGATATTAAACAAATACTTTGGGTATGATGAATTTAGACCGGGACAAAGGGAGGTTATAGAATCCATTTTATCTGGAAGGAATACTGTTGCTATTTTCCATACAGGTGGTGGGAAATCTATATGCTATCAGATCCCAGCGCTTATGTTTAATGGGACTACAATAGTTATTTCACCCCTTATATCCCTTATGAAAGACCAGGTAGATGAGCTTTTAATGAGGAATATATCAAGTACTTTTATAAGCAGTACCCTATCGGATAAAGAGATATCAATCAGGCTGGATAATATAAAAAAAGGGATGTACAAGATAGTATATATAGCACCTGAGAGATTTTATTCAGACGATTTTATAAATGCATTATCTTATATTCACATTCCATTTGTCGCAATAGATGAGGCCCATTGCATATCTCAATGGGGACATAATTTTAGGCCTGCATATTTAAAGATAAAGGATTTTATATCTGCTATAGGTTCACCCGTAGTGGCAGCTTTTACTGCTACTGCCAATCATAAGGTGCAAAAGGATATAATACGTTTTTTGGGGATGGAAAAATGCCGATTATATATTGCAAGTTTCGACAGACCCAATCTTACGTTTAAGGTAGAACATCCTGAAGATGAAGGATTATTCATATTAAAATATATAAAAAAGCATATAAAAAAGCCTGGTATAATATATGCTGCTACCCGTGCTAATGTGGAGAAGGTATATATCATGCTGTTGGAGCGTGGCATAAAGGTGGGTATGTACCATGGCGGAATGGATGGTGTTGCAAGGAATGCTACTCAAGAAGCTTTTCTTTCTGGAAAGACCAAGGTAATGGTGGCCACTAGCGCCTTTGGCATGGGCATAAACAAAGAGGATGTAAGATATATTATTCATTACAATATGCCAAAATCCATAGAGGATTATTACCAAGAGGCAGGCAGGGCAGGAAGGGATGGCAAAAGCGCTGAGTGCATCCTTCTATATTCTCCTAATGACTATAATATAAATAGGTATCTTATAGAGTCAAATTATCCACCTTTAAAACTGGTGGAGCGGGTATACAATAGAATATATAACAGAGGTGGTGTGGGGATTCCCATGCCGTTTCTAGTAAGGAGTTTTAATATAAGTCCAAATCTTGTTGAAAGTGCTATCAAAAAATTAGTTGAATATGATTATATACAAATAAAGGGTGGTGTGGCCTACGATATAAATAAAGGCCAATTCGATCTTACCCAGGACGATATAGATACTCATAGGCAAATAGAACTTGATAAGCTAGATAAGATACAGGAATATTGCATGACTGATGAATGTCTAAGGGTATTTATACTTAAATATTTTAATGAAAAACCTGATTTTAAAAAGTGTAATAACTGTAGTAGTTGTGGTGTCATGCCAAATAAAGAGGAACAGTTTTTGGTAGAGAATCTATTGGACGATATATTGGGAGTGGCAGATGAATCTTCCAAACCTGATATAGATACAAAGCTTTTATCAAAGCTTAAGAGATTGAGAAAAAGAATAGCCAAAAGGCAGGGGCAGGATGCCCATGCAGTTTTGGAAGATGATATACTAAAGGATATTGCAGCTATAAAACCCACCAGCAAGAGGCAGTTGGCCAAGGTGGTAGGTTTTACTAGTGATAAAATGAAGATATATGGAGAAGAATTATTGCAGGAAGTCCACAGATATCTAAAGGGATGTTAA
- a CDS encoding putative ABC transporter permease subunit produces the protein MNRLWSLIKISLNVNFGISARRYELKNDKGRRTEIIATIIALIVGVGSLVFGYAYLLNILFDKGRTINQPEIILGMAFLGAQMIIMFMGIFYILSYFYFANDLNILIPLPLTQWEVLISKFIVIMVNEYLILIPFMLPPLLIYGIKMGMGFIYWLKSIILILMTPVMPLAISSLLVIILMRFINLRRHKDALTVIGSILVILIAISINYFGQTIPPGSEQEFLDRFITTQYGIINSMGKSFPPSLWAVYSITQTGIDSLLYLFLFTGLSIALLALLIWTANIVFYKGVLAGTEVSHANKKTSKEDIYSRKYRAKNPVWAIFGREWRIFLRTPIYSTNGLLPMIIAPFILAMPFFTQTKDLDELYNLIDSPLAGPYIVLIILGFNLFISGTNMAACTSISREGNTFWISKIIPISPREQVIGKIIHSMSISGIGIGINTILFSIILGINIWRIAIIVMFSLLGALFINILNLMIDINRPKLHWTNPQEAVKSNLNGLFGIISTIVIIGIISIILLFLLKLGAKEGLVYFILTLIMIIALIPSLLSLFKMAGDGYNKIEI, from the coding sequence ATGAATAGGCTATGGTCACTTATAAAGATAAGTCTTAATGTAAACTTTGGCATATCTGCCCGCAGATATGAATTGAAAAATGATAAAGGCAGGCGAACTGAAATTATAGCTACCATAATAGCTTTAATAGTAGGGGTTGGAAGCCTTGTATTTGGATATGCATATTTATTGAATATATTGTTTGACAAGGGAAGAACCATAAATCAGCCAGAAATTATACTGGGAATGGCTTTTTTAGGAGCTCAAATGATTATAATGTTTATGGGGATATTTTATATATTATCATACTTCTATTTTGCCAATGACCTTAATATATTGATACCTCTGCCCCTTACACAGTGGGAAGTACTTATATCAAAATTTATTGTAATAATGGTAAATGAATATCTTATTCTCATACCTTTTATGCTTCCTCCCCTATTAATCTATGGAATAAAAATGGGTATGGGATTTATATACTGGCTAAAATCCATAATACTCATACTGATGACACCTGTAATGCCCCTTGCAATATCAAGCCTTTTGGTCATTATATTGATGAGATTTATCAATCTTCGCAGGCACAAGGATGCCTTAACTGTTATAGGCAGTATATTAGTCATACTGATAGCCATTAGCATAAATTATTTTGGTCAGACCATCCCCCCTGGCAGCGAGCAGGAATTTTTAGATAGGTTTATAACTACACAATATGGTATTATAAACTCCATGGGAAAGAGTTTCCCACCAAGTCTGTGGGCAGTATACTCAATCACCCAAACGGGTATTGATAGTCTTTTGTATCTTTTTCTATTTACCGGTTTATCAATTGCCCTTTTAGCCCTGCTCATATGGACTGCCAATATAGTATTCTATAAGGGCGTATTAGCCGGAACTGAAGTATCACATGCCAATAAAAAAACTTCCAAAGAAGATATATATAGTAGAAAATATAGGGCTAAGAATCCTGTTTGGGCGATATTTGGGCGGGAGTGGCGGATATTTTTAAGAACCCCCATATATTCAACTAATGGACTTTTACCCATGATAATAGCACCCTTTATATTGGCTATGCCATTTTTTACACAGACAAAAGATTTAGATGAACTATACAACCTAATAGACAGTCCCCTTGCCGGACCATATATAGTATTGATCATATTGGGATTTAACCTGTTCATATCAGGCACAAATATGGCCGCATGTACTTCTATATCAAGGGAGGGAAATACATTTTGGATATCGAAGATAATTCCCATATCCCCTAGGGAACAAGTAATAGGGAAAATTATCCACTCAATGTCCATATCAGGAATAGGAATAGGTATAAATACCATATTATTTTCCATAATCTTAGGCATTAATATATGGCGCATAGCCATTATAGTGATGTTTTCCCTCCTTGGAGCACTATTTATAAATATACTGAACCTTATGATAGATATAAATAGACCAAAACTTCACTGGACCAACCCACAAGAGGCAGTAAAATCCAACCTAAATGGCCTGTTTGGCATAATCTCTACTATTGTAATAATAGGGATAATATCCATTATATTATTATTTCTGTTAAAATTAGGCGCAAAAGAAGGGCTCGTATATTTTATACTCACCCTTATAATGATAATCGCTTTAATACCTAGCTTGTTATCCCTTTTTAAAATGGCGGGAGATGGATATAATAAAATAGAAATTTAG
- a CDS encoding response regulator transcription factor, whose amino-acid sequence MSGQSILVVDDEKEIADLIEIYLKNDGYNVYKADNGEDALSIVGKYPIHLVILDIMMPGLDGLEVCRRIRMDKNIPIIMLSAKSQDMDKIMGLTTGADDYITKPFNPLELLARVKSQLRRYIYLNPKARIEQRQNADIVQASDITIDKSCHRVYVGDREVNLTPTEFGILLLLASSPNRVFSSEEIFEKVWEERYFESNNTVMVHIRKLREKIEVNPRNPQYIKTVWGVGYKFED is encoded by the coding sequence ATGAGCGGACAAAGTATTCTGGTTGTAGATGATGAGAAGGAAATTGCGGATCTTATAGAGATATATCTAAAAAATGATGGATATAACGTGTATAAGGCAGATAATGGTGAAGATGCATTGAGCATAGTGGGAAAATACCCCATACACCTTGTTATATTGGATATTATGATGCCAGGACTGGATGGCTTGGAGGTATGTAGACGCATAAGAATGGATAAGAATATACCTATAATAATGCTGAGTGCCAAATCACAGGATATGGACAAAATTATGGGCTTAACTACCGGTGCAGATGATTATATAACCAAGCCATTTAATCCGTTGGAGCTACTGGCCAGGGTAAAATCCCAGCTTAGGCGATATATATATTTAAACCCAAAGGCAAGAATAGAACAACGGCAAAATGCAGATATAGTCCAAGCAAGCGACATAACTATAGACAAGTCATGTCATAGGGTATATGTAGGCGATAGGGAGGTTAACCTTACCCCGACGGAGTTTGGGATACTCCTCCTTTTAGCTAGTAGTCCAAACAGGGTGTTTAGTAGTGAAGAGATATTTGAAAAGGTTTGGGAGGAGAGATATTTTGAATCCAATAATACGGTTATGGTACATATAAGAAAACTAAGGGAGAAGATAGAGGTAAACCCGAGAAATCCTCAATATATAAAAACCGTATGGGGGGTAGGATATAAATTTGAAGACTAA
- the rbr gene encoding rubrerythrin, translated as MKSLKGTQTAENLLKAFAGESQARNRYTYYASIADKEGYKQIRNIFLETADNEKEHAKRFFKFLREGFADELPTTIKITADYPVAMGNTLENLKAAAAGENEEWSELYPHFADVAEKEGFSDVAACFRMIAKAETNHETRYNKLISNVENNKVFEKDEEVEWICLNCGYIHKGKKAPEVCPACLHPQSFFQVFKETY; from the coding sequence ATGAAAAGCTTAAAAGGTACACAAACTGCTGAAAATCTATTAAAGGCATTTGCAGGCGAATCACAAGCACGTAATCGCTATACATACTATGCATCAATTGCTGATAAGGAAGGTTATAAACAGATAAGGAATATCTTTTTAGAAACTGCTGACAATGAAAAGGAGCATGCAAAGAGGTTCTTCAAATTTTTACGCGAAGGCTTTGCCGATGAGCTTCCTACTACAATTAAAATCACAGCAGATTATCCAGTAGCAATGGGCAATACTTTGGAAAACCTAAAAGCTGCTGCTGCTGGCGAAAATGAGGAATGGAGTGAACTTTATCCCCATTTTGCCGATGTAGCTGAAAAAGAAGGTTTTTCAGATGTTGCTGCTTGCTTCCGTATGATAGCAAAAGCTGAAACAAACCACGAAACACGTTACAACAAGCTCATTAGTAATGTAGAAAATAATAAGGTATTTGAAAAGGATGAAGAGGTAGAATGGATTTGTCTAAACTGCGGTTATATTCATAAGGGAAAAAAGGCTCCCGAAGTTTGTCCCGCTTGTTTACATCCACAATCCTTCTTCCAGGTGTTCAAAGAAACCTATTAA
- a CDS encoding D-alanyl-D-alanine carboxypeptidase family protein, giving the protein MKKVISIILVIAILLLFPYIMMTVNLDAQGAVLMDATNGKILYGKNKDRRMYPASTTKILTSIIVAENTDLDSMVTVGDEISLIPGDSSKAGIEKGETLTVRDLLMGLMLASGNDAACTLAVYTARLHSQRSDMPVNDAMEYFVGLMNRRAGEIGVKNSHFVNPHGYHHPDHYSTPKDMALITKEGMKYPIIKEAGDMEQYKSSTGKVWKNRNLLIQENDPIHYYPYAKGLKTGYTSAAGYCVVSYAKKADKELISVVFKSTSEGRWLDSRALLSYGFGDRLINTRRIDIIVEDLAITPCCGIIGVISRIDIIVEDLGRKIRQTGLFGAVEYKK; this is encoded by the coding sequence ATGAAAAAAGTTATATCCATTATATTAGTAATAGCAATATTGCTTTTATTTCCATATATTATGATGACTGTAAACCTTGATGCCCAAGGAGCAGTGCTCATGGATGCAACAAATGGGAAAATATTATATGGAAAGAACAAGGATAGAAGGATGTATCCTGCAAGTACGACAAAGATACTTACTTCAATAATAGTAGCAGAAAACACCGATTTGGATAGTATGGTAACGGTAGGGGATGAGATAAGCCTTATCCCGGGGGATAGCAGTAAGGCTGGTATAGAGAAGGGAGAAACGCTTACGGTGAGAGATCTTCTAATGGGACTTATGCTTGCTTCTGGTAACGATGCTGCCTGTACTTTAGCTGTATATACTGCAAGATTGCACAGTCAAAGGTCTGATATGCCGGTAAATGATGCGATGGAGTATTTTGTAGGGCTTATGAACAGACGGGCTGGCGAGATAGGAGTAAAAAACTCCCATTTTGTAAATCCCCATGGTTATCATCATCCTGATCATTATAGTACGCCTAAGGATATGGCACTGATTACAAAGGAAGGTATGAAGTATCCTATTATTAAGGAAGCTGGGGATATGGAACAATACAAGTCAAGCACAGGGAAGGTATGGAAAAATAGAAATTTGCTTATACAAGAGAATGATCCTATTCATTACTATCCCTATGCTAAAGGACTTAAGACTGGATATACGAGTGCGGCAGGATATTGCGTAGTATCATATGCCAAAAAGGCGGATAAAGAACTTATATCAGTGGTGTTTAAAAGTACTAGTGAAGGCAGATGGCTAGATAGTAGGGCACTTCTATCCTATGGATTTGGAGATAGGCTGATAAATACACGTAGGATAGACATAATTGTTGAGGATTTAGCTATTACGCCGTGTTGTGGTATAATAGGGGTAATAAGTAGGATAGACATAATTGTTGAGGATTTAGGAAGAAAAATAAGGCAGACAGGTTTATTTGGAGCAGTTGAATATAAAAAATAG